A stretch of the Chiloscyllium plagiosum isolate BGI_BamShark_2017 chromosome 25, ASM401019v2, whole genome shotgun sequence genome encodes the following:
- the selplg gene encoding P-selectin glycoprotein ligand 1 codes for MKWSTFVDPEPVTDVNQDSSPTNGTEHWTTDIGSNETEVSEVTLTSTTATNASELSGYVHPDVKVKTMTLPSSTLTSTKKLPMSPYPVTTASPFVTTTKKANESISLKPTIPFVSKIIKTTTRSNNRLTIAQVTRKKISLVAQCLIAIAILSGVCTVFVICTVVLCTKLSSQRQNYRVNRSNGTELICISALLPEDERKLRRQMKAKRLRNLRETTIGQNSDSDDDDLTLHSFVTEH; via the coding sequence ATGAAATGGTCCACTTTTGTGGATCCTGAACCAGTGACTGATGTCAACCAGGACTCTTCCCCCACTAATGGAACAGAGCATTGGACAACGGATATAGGTAGTAATGAAACAGAGGTGTCTGAAGTCACATTGACCTCAACTACAGCCACTAACGCTTCAGAGCTGAGTGGATATGTCCATCCAGACGTCAAGGTGAAAACCATGACTCTGCCATCCAGTACTTTGACTTCTACAAAGAAGCTACCAATGAGCCCCTATCCGGTGACCACAGCTTCTCCATTTGTGACAACTACAAAGAAAGCTAATGAATCAATCTCTTTGAAACCAACCATTCCCTTTGTTAGCAAAATCATCAAGACAACCACCAGAAGTAACAACAGGCTTACAATTGCTCAGGTTACACGTAAAAAAATTAGTCTTGTTGCCCAGTGTCTCATAGCCATTGCTATTCTATCAGGGGTCTGCACTGTCTTTGTCATATGCACTGTAGTCCTTTGTACTAAGCTTTCAAGTCAAAGACAGAACTATAGGGTTAACCGGTCAAACGGCACTGAGCTGATCTGCATTTCTGCTCTTTTGCCCGAAGATGAAAGGAAACTGCGGAGACAAATGAAGGCAAAACGACTTCGAAATCTCAGAGAGACCACAATTGGTCAGAATAGTGACAGTGATGACGATGACCTTACCCTCCATAGCTTTGTGACTGAACATTAG